The genomic DNA TGCTCCCCCACGGTGAAGTGCAGCGCCACCAGGCCGGGCCGCTGCTGGCTGCCGCGGACGTCCACCACCATGCTGGAGTCGATCTTCAGGCCTCCGCTCGCCTCCGCGCTCCGGACAAAGTCCTGCGTCTGCAGGTCCTCCACGCGCTTCAGCTCCCCGGTGGCCAGCTGGATGATGGCCCCCTTCATGAAGTGTGAAGGCCCGGGGCCGGGTGTGGCGAGGGGCGGGGCGGGGATAAGGGGCGGAGCCGCAACTGAGGGCGGGGCCGGAGTAGACGCGAGCGGGGGTGGCTGGCCGGGCGACTCCGTGGCCGTCCTCTCCGGAAGGCCTGCCGTAGAGGCGGGCTCCGAGGCTTTGGAGTACGGAGTGGGAGAGGCCACAGCTGCCACAGAATCGTTGGGCTGACCCGGGTACTgctgttgatgatgatgatgatgatgatggtagtCAAGAGGCACTAGGACCGGCTGCCCGTTGGCCAGGATCACAGCGTGGCCTGGCTGAACTGTCTGGTGCTGAAGAGCTGGGGCTCTGAGGTCCAGCTGGCCAGCGAGGGGGGGCCCATACACAGTCCTGCCCTCCACCTGAACGTCTCTGCTCCGCTGGGAATTCTGGGATGTGCCATGCGGTACATCTCTGCGACTCGCGCTGTGGACCGGAGACGCTAGCCGTCCAACCACCTGCTGAACCTGCAGCAATGCAAGAAGTCTTAGGGTTAAACAAACCGGGCATCATTTAGGAGGGTTAAACAAACCGGGCATCATTTAGGAGGGTTAAACAAACCGGGCATCATTTAGGAGGGTTAAACAAACCGGGCATCATTtaggagggttagggttaaacaAACCGGGCATCATTtaggagggttagggttaaacaAACCGGGCATCATTTAGGAGGCACGTTTCCCATATCTGCTTTGCGGAGGGAAAACCCCTACGTTTGGTTTGTCTCCTTTAGTCACTTCTATTTCCTGGTTACATCATAATTCCCCACTGTAGTTTCTTGTTATAGTAAATCAAAAAATGCAATCTGGCAATTTCAAAGAAGTGGCCGCCTGCCTGTCAGTTGCCCAACCGCCAACAGCCCCAGGCTGGAGTTAATAAAGGAAGTGCAGTAGAGCAAATGGTGCAACCGGTGGCAAATTAAAGGACTGAGGCTAAATGTCCCACGTGGCTACTCTATCATCCTAAATGatgatatatatattatatacacacagatTCAAGTAATCACACTGAAAACCACATGAAAAACATCCAATGTTACTTAAGATGACACTGTTACAAAAGACAAAATACAGGACCACATCATAAAGCACTAAGTTATCTTTATCTTCACTGTGTTGACAGGGGCCTGATGAAACACTCACTTATGAGGCAGGTGACATTTTGGTTAATGACTTTCAATTCTTGCATTAAAAAAACTCATCACTTAGTGAGAAATCAAACTTATGATGTCTCTTACAGTCCTTTAGGATTTTTACATTCTTAAAATTGTAACAGACAGCACATTTGCCCCTTACCTTTAATACATACGTGTTTGTTGTCCAGCTCTGTACACGAatctggatttttatttttaacttttatttttattcctttACATAAGATTACCATTCATAAAAATGGCATTTTCAtctttttttaataataaataatctgAACTGTAACGGGCAGATAACCCAGCCCACACGTACCCACCAGGCTAACCCTAGAACTTCACTCAGTGGTCGCTCACCTCCAGGTCTGTGTCTGGGGTGCTGCGCTCCGACACTCTGCCGTCTTGTCTGCGGCTCTTCGCCCGCTCCGTCAGCTCCATCACAACTCCACCAGGGAGGGCCTGGGGAGGCCGCACGCTCCGGGTCAGGTAGGCGCCGTCCCTTTCTTCCAGCTCCCTCTCGCCTCCGTTCACCTCCCCGTCTTGCTCCGGCGGACAGCTGTGGGCTTCCCGCTGCAGATGGGCGGCCCTGGCGCCCCCGGGCTGGTAGAACACGGGCACGGCCCGGGGACTGAGGTCGGCTGCGGGCAGCACCCCCACGGCGCCCAGCTGGTGCTGCGCTGCAGCCTGCTCGGAGGACAGCAGGAGGGGGAGGGCCGCGGGGGCCGCCACTTTAGCGAAGGCGTGGGCCGGCACGGGCTGCTGCGTCTGGGACGAGACCACGCCTTCCTGGATGACTGACGGATAGGGGACGAGGTGAGATACCGGGTGCGTCTGAGGAAGGGCCGACTGGGGCGAGATCAAGGGGCCGGGCACGAAGCCCGGGGGCACCGCGTAGGGCACGGCGGCCGCGTAAGGAGATCCCACAAACTGCAGGGACGAGTGGGGAACTGGCGTGTAGCCCAGCGGGGGGTAGGGGATGCCAGTGTGCTGGAGAAGTGGGGAGGGAACCGTGTAGGCGGGGGAAATATGGCTGAGCACAGGGTGGAGGCTGGTGGGAGCGTAGGTGACGGAGGGGAGTGCTACTTTATAAAGCATGCTGTACTGATCCATAGGGAGCCCTGCGAGGCTTTCTGGGCCCTCCACTCCATAGTGCAGGCTACTCGAAGTCCGCACCCACtccccaccacctcctccaccctggggTTCTCCAGACGCTCCAGAGCTCTGTGAGGACGCcgcttcctctcctccacctccactattaccaccaccaccaccacctcctccactattgctgctgttgctgttgtGGGTGATGTTGTTGTGCGGAAGATCACGCTTCTTCGGAGGGAGGCACTCCTGGCTGCGCTCTTGGGCTGGCTTCATGGTGCTCCAGACTGGGTACAGGCAACGTTAGTGAGCAGTGGAAAGGGCGGGgcctgacatccacagagacgGCACCGCTGGAATCAGATCGGAGAACCTCCAGTTGACCGTGTCCATCACCTTAcctacatatgcacacacatcgTGACTGTCGGTTCCTATTTACTCACAGGTTCCCTCTTATAAGGTTTCTTAATTTGCAACCATTACTATGGTTGAGAGAACCCAATTTATTTGGTTGCAATTATATTAAAACCAAACTACTGTCATACATTTAAAGAGTTATAAAATAAACTGTACACCAGATCATATTTATTTTGGATTCTCAAGGACCACAGGGCATGCACTTACTTAAAGTAGTCCAAACTACAGCAATGACTGAACTTAGGCCAAGAACAATCCATACATTTGTCCACCCTAATTGCATTGCTATTGCATAATGCTTTTGTGAGGCCTAAGCCATAAATAAACCTCCAAAATGAAACACACATTTCTTACTCACTTAAAAAATACAGAATAACTGCATTTTCAAAACGTAAACCCTGATTTAGTATTTCTTTCAGGCTTATTTTGGTGTAAAGTATATAAATGTGTAACTGCTATTTTTAGCAAATCATTACGAGTGCATTACTGAGTTCTCATTCTGATTTCGTATAAAATGTCCCAACCCTAATTTATTAAAAACACACTATCAGACCAATACACAAAGTACAACAGGTTGTCATGCTTTCAGTCATTGTGTAATGGACAGGAACCTACATCAGAAGTTAAATATTCGATTTTTTTGCAATATTAATGCAATATAAATGCAAAATTAAATGCTATAAATCTCAAAATGTCAAAGGAGAACTCTAAATCTAAACTCAGAAAAATAAACTGCGGGAGATGAGATGTCAACGCTCAGGCAGATAAAAGTGAACAGGACCAGCTCGTCAGTGGTTTATTCTGAGATTTATTTCTCTCTTATACACCACTAGATTAACAATAAAACGTAGAACTCACGAAAAAGCACATTTATCGATTAAATATGTATATTGTTAATTGTAAGGTGGATGGAGCAGTAAGAATGACTGTAAGGTGGATGGAGCAGTAAGAATGACTAAGGTGGATGGAGCAGTAAGAATGACTAAGGTGGATGGAGCAGTAAGAATGACTAAGGTGGATGGAGCAGTAAGAATGACTAAGGTGGATGGAGCAGTAAGAATGACTAAGGTGGATGGAGCAGTAATAATGACTAAGGTGGATGGAGCAGTAAGAATGACTGTATGGTGGATGGAGCAGTAAGAATGACTGTATGGTGGATGGAGCAGTAAGAATGACTGTATGGTGGATGGAGCAGTAAGAATGACTGTATGGTGGATGGAGCAGTAATAATGACTGTAAGGTGGATGGAGCAGTAATAATGACTGTATGGTGGATGGAGCAGTAAGAATGACTGTATGGTGGATGGAGCAGTAAGAATGACTGTAAGGTGGATGGAGCAGTAAGAATGACTGTAAGGTGGATGGAGCAGTAATAATGACTGTAAGGTGGATGGAGCAGTAATAATGACTGTAAGGTGGATGGAGCAGTAAGAATGACTGTATGGTGGATGGAGCAGTAAGAATGACTGTATGGTGGATGGAGCAGTAATAATGACTGTAAGGTGGATGGAGCAGTAATAATGACTGTAAGGTGGATGGAGCAGTAATAATGACTGTAAGGTGGATGGAGCAGTAATAATGACTGTAAGGTGGATGGAGCAGTAATAATGACTGTAAGGTGGATGGAGCAGTAATAATGACTGTAAGGTGGATGGAGCAGTAATAATGACTGTATGGTGGATGGAGCAGTAATAATGACTGTATGGTGGATGGAGCAGTAATAATGACTAAGGTGGATGGAGCAGTAATAATGACTGTAAGGTGGATGGAGCAGTAATAATGACTGTATGGTGGATGGAGCAGTAATAATGACTGTAAGGTGGATGGAGCAGTAATAATGACTGTAAGGTGGATGGAGCAGTAATAATGACTGTAAGGTGGATGGAGCAGTAATAATGACTGTAAGGTGGATGGAGCAGTAATAATGACTGTAAGGTGGATGGAGCAGTAATAATGACTGTATGGTGGATGGATCAGTAATAATGACTGTATGGTGGATGGAGCAGTAATAATGACTAAGGTGGATGGAGCAGTAATAATGACTGTAAGGTGGATGGAGCAGTAATAATGACTGTATGGTGGATGGAGCAGTAATAATGACTAAGGTGGATGGAGCAGTAATAATGACTGTAAGGTGGATGGAGCAGTAAGAATGACTGTAAGGTGGATGGAGCAGTAAGAATGACTGTAAGGTGGATGGAGCAGTAATAATGACTGTAAGGTGGATGGAGCAGTAAGAATGACTGTAAGGTGGATGGAGCAGTAAGAATGACTGTAAGGTGGATGGAGCAGTAAGAATGACTGTAAGGTGGATGGAGCAGTAAG from Brachyhypopomus gauderio isolate BG-103 chromosome 12, BGAUD_0.2, whole genome shotgun sequence includes the following:
- the atxn1l gene encoding ataxin-1-like, with amino-acid sequence MKPAQERSQECLPPKKRDLPHNNITHNSNSSNSGGGGGGGGNSGGGGEEAASSQSSGASGEPQGGGGGGEWVRTSSSLHYGVEGPESLAGLPMDQYSMLYKVALPSVTYAPTSLHPVLSHISPAYTVPSPLLQHTGIPYPPLGYTPVPHSSLQFVGSPYAAAVPYAVPPGFVPGPLISPQSALPQTHPVSHLVPYPSVIQEGVVSSQTQQPVPAHAFAKVAAPAALPLLLSSEQAAAQHQLGAVGVLPAADLSPRAVPVFYQPGGARAAHLQREAHSCPPEQDGEVNGGERELEERDGAYLTRSVRPPQALPGGVVMELTERAKSRRQDGRVSERSTPDTDLEVQQVVGRLASPVHSASRRDVPHGTSQNSQRSRDVQVEGRTVYGPPLAGQLDLRAPALQHQTVQPGHAVILANGQPVLVPLDYHHHHHHHQQQYPGQPNDSVAAVASPTPYSKASEPASTAGLPERTATESPGQPPPLASTPAPPSVAAPPLIPAPPLATPGPGPSHFMKGAIIQLATGELKRVEDLQTQDFVRSAEASGGLKIDSSMVVDVRGSQQRPGLVALHFTVGEQQSRVTIDVPPEHPFFVFGQGWSSCSPERTAQLYGLACHHLQVGDVCVSVALQQQTVPQPRLPPPAQPALARTPAKANATPGNSAPQPMGPPPPQHPRPPGQLRTERAQRERDREKSDKDEPTQGAVTSGHGDSAPRPNRTLADHSRSYYLHSEGHGRPAAPSAPTSDSSSHRRWSAPGFQRYAIKTEEGVRAPPTASGSSRPSFIPQEVKLSIEGRSNAGK